The sequence below is a genomic window from Thalassomonas haliotis.
TGAAGAAAATGATATATGGGCTTTTCAATATGATGAGTTGTGGCTTGAGGATAGAAATAATTATCCTATTTGCCCTCAAATCCCCCTTCAAAAAGAAAAGCAGATTGATGGATCAACAAAGCGTTATATCCAATGGTTCTTTGATAATTTATTACCTGAAGAAGGTGCAAGAACACTATTAGCACAAGACTTAAAAACAGATGAAGCAGACTCGTTTGGTATTTTAGCTATGACGGGGTCTGAATCTGCCGGAGCAATAACTTTAACTGGAGAAGAAACTGGAATTATAGGCGGGAGTGTGCTGGCTTTATCTTCTGAAGAATTGAATTCTCGTATAGAAGAGCTTCCTGATATCCCACTAAATAATAAAGAAAGTAAACGGATGTCTATTGCTGGCGCTCAACATAAAATGTTGATTATAAAAGATGGTGATACTTTTCTAGAACCTGTTGGCTCAATGCCATCATCACATATATTAAAACCAGAACACTCTAAACCTGAGAAATACTGGCAGACGGTTAGAAACGAATGGTTTGTAATGAATTTAGCTAGAGAAGTTGGTTTAGATGTCCCCCCTACAGAAGTCTGCTACTTTCCTGCTCCTGTTTATATTATTGAACGATTTGATAGAGATGGGAAATATCCAGAACAATCAAGATTACATGCATTAGATGGTTGCCAATTGCTTGGTTTAAGTCGTGTTGTGAAATATAGCCAAAGTAGTGCCGAACAGCTTAATCATTTTTCTGAAAAAATGAGAGGAAAAGGTGCTGCAAAAATTGCTATTTTAAATTGGGCTATATTTAATGCGATAGTTGGTAATACTGACGCTCATCTAAAAAACCTTTCTTGTCTAGTTACTTCAGATGGCTTTATATTATCACCGCTATATGATTTGATCAGTACGAGTATTTATGAAGAAGTTGGTCGCCACCTAGATGCTGAATTATCTCAAGTAATGGGTAGTGCGAAACTACTTGGTGAGTTAACGCGAAATGATGTTTTATTATTTGGTGAAGAATTAGGAATAAGTAAACGTATAACACAACGTCAATTAGATAAAATGTTAAGTAATATTGAAGTCAAGGCAGATGAAATAATTGAGTATGTTAAAAAGATACAAGATATACCTGGTAGAGCAGGTGAGTTGAGAATGCTAAGAGAAATACGTTACAAAATGATTGGTGAAATGGTTCTAAGGTTAAAAACATAAAGAATGGTAGTTCCTTGAAAGTAAAAGGCAGTGTTATCGGCACTGCCTTTTACGTTATTGTTTTATATTCTTAGTCTTGAGTAGGAGTGAAATCAGCTTGTGGCAAATAACTTTTGCTCACTGACACTAAAGTCAGACAACTGGCCGCAATCGAGTTTGTAAATATGATCGGCACAGTCAAAGTAATGGTCATCATGACTGATGGCGATAATGGTTTTACCTGCCTGTTTTAGCTCCGGCAGTATCTCCCGATAGAAGACTTCCCTGAATACAGGATCCTGATCCGCCGCCCATTCATCCAACAAGAGTACCTGTCTGTCCTCCATATAGAGCAGCATCAAGGCCAGACGTTTTCTCTGCCCCTGCGACAATGCGGTGGTGGATAACTGGCCCTTGTCCACGGATACCTTGTGGTCGATTGCCAGGCGTTTCAGGTAATAGTCAATTTTCGGATGATCGTCACTGTTACCCTGCTCGTCGATAACTTCGTTAAACAAAAAGAAGTTAGGGAAGATGGCAGAGAAACAGCCGCGTAGTTCACCGGCATTTTCTGCGCCGACCGGCTTATTATTCAGTAACACTTCACCGCTGGTGGGCTGGTACAAACCGGTCAGAATTTTCGCCAGGGTCGATTTACCGCTGCCGTTGCCCCCCACCAGGAAGATTAATTCACCGGCATTGATATTGAGATTGACGGCGCCCAGACAAAAGCCGGTTTCGTCGTCCTGGGCCGGATATTGGTACACGGCGTCTTTTAATGTCAGCGACTGGAATTTCGGCGTTGCCTGCTTGTCCCGGACGGGCAATTCGTCTTTATCTTCCAGGGTCAGGCGGTTAATGGCCGCCAGCGCCACTTTGCCTTTAAGGACCGAGGGAATGCTGTCGAGTACCATGGAAATCGGCGTACGCAAAAACATGATGGCGAGGATATAAGCAATCACGGTTTCCTGTGTTACCGAGGGGAACTGCATCCCGGCAAAGAAGATGACCCCCATCAGGGTAAATACCAGCAAGGTGGTCCAGTTCAGGTTTAATGCCCATAAAACTTCAGATTTCACCGACTCGTCGCGAGAGGCTTCTGCGGTAGGGATCAGCTGTTGCTCCAGCAGGAAACGGCGGCGGTTGCTGTTTAATGCCAGCTCATTGCGTCCTTCCACCACGGCTTCGTATTGCTGGAACAAGTCTTCGTCGATATGGCGGATACGGGTGAGCATCTTCTGTAAACTGGCGGTCAGTTTGGCATCACTCCAGACTCCGATCACTACTACCAGGGCGACAAAGGCAAATAACAGTGGTGACAACCAGCACAGGTAGATAAGACCTGCAATAACCAACAGGCTGTTATAGATGGCCACCGGCAGCTGCTTGGTGGCATTGGAGAGCATAGTCACATCCCGGGTGAGGACATTGTATATTGCCGGTCCCCCCAGTTGCTCCTGTCTTTCTATGCTGGTGTTGAGGATACGGGCCACCAGGCTTTTACGCAGCCGGAATACCATGGTATAGCCGATTTTCACCAGCAATACCTGGGACCAGATGCTGCTGGCCAACAACAGCACCAGTAAGCCGATATAGGCGGTCACCCCCAGGGTGAAGTCCGGGAGGCCATTACTCAGGGCGTAGTTGATGCCGCCTATGATGGCGACACCGGTGGCGGCACTGATGGCGCTGGCGAATATCGCCAGTGCGATACTGTACTTGGATTTCTGTAACAGTTGTTTTGCTATATTCATGAGATTGTTTCTGCTTGTGCTGTGATCTGCTCTGGCTTAGCCTTGTCAGCCGTGTTTTGTCCATCCAGGGCCTGGATACTTAGCCTGAACTGAGCCAACAGCTCCTGGTGGGCCAATATCGAGTGGTGATCGGCATCGATCTCCCAGCCTTGTATGCCTGAGCTGGAATATGTCTGCCAGGCACTTAACGGCGCCTTATGGCTATTACCCCGCCATAGCCATAGCG
It includes:
- a CDS encoding cyclic peptide export ABC transporter; amino-acid sequence: MNIAKQLLQKSKYSIALAIFASAISAATGVAIIGGINYALSNGLPDFTLGVTAYIGLLVLLLASSIWSQVLLVKIGYTMVFRLRKSLVARILNTSIERQEQLGGPAIYNVLTRDVTMLSNATKQLPVAIYNSLLVIAGLIYLCWLSPLLFAFVALVVVIGVWSDAKLTASLQKMLTRIRHIDEDLFQQYEAVVEGRNELALNSNRRRFLLEQQLIPTAEASRDESVKSEVLWALNLNWTTLLVFTLMGVIFFAGMQFPSVTQETVIAYILAIMFLRTPISMVLDSIPSVLKGKVALAAINRLTLEDKDELPVRDKQATPKFQSLTLKDAVYQYPAQDDETGFCLGAVNLNINAGELIFLVGGNGSGKSTLAKILTGLYQPTSGEVLLNNKPVGAENAGELRGCFSAIFPNFFLFNEVIDEQGNSDDHPKIDYYLKRLAIDHKVSVDKGQLSTTALSQGQRKRLALMLLYMEDRQVLLLDEWAADQDPVFREVFYREILPELKQAGKTIIAISHDDHYFDCADHIYKLDCGQLSDFSVSEQKLFATS
- a CDS encoding HipA domain-containing protein; this encodes MRRLNIFINELQVGTLYEENDIWAFQYDELWLEDRNNYPICPQIPLQKEKQIDGSTKRYIQWFFDNLLPEEGARTLLAQDLKTDEADSFGILAMTGSESAGAITLTGEETGIIGGSVLALSSEELNSRIEELPDIPLNNKESKRMSIAGAQHKMLIIKDGDTFLEPVGSMPSSHILKPEHSKPEKYWQTVRNEWFVMNLAREVGLDVPPTEVCYFPAPVYIIERFDRDGKYPEQSRLHALDGCQLLGLSRVVKYSQSSAEQLNHFSEKMRGKGAAKIAILNWAIFNAIVGNTDAHLKNLSCLVTSDGFILSPLYDLISTSIYEEVGRHLDAELSQVMGSAKLLGELTRNDVLLFGEELGISKRITQRQLDKMLSNIEVKADEIIEYVKKIQDIPGRAGELRMLREIRYKMIGEMVLRLKT